Proteins encoded in a region of the Neodiprion lecontei isolate iyNeoLeco1 chromosome 5, iyNeoLeco1.1, whole genome shotgun sequence genome:
- the LOC107217287 gene encoding putative E3 ubiquitin-protein ligase UNKL isoform X8 encodes MLDRSFRKMKSESKPLLTAQTEKANHYTSVDSHSRYLKEFRVEQCPLFIQRKCTQHRPFTCFNWHFMNQRRRRPVKKRDRTFNYSADNYCTKYDETTGLCPDGDECPFLHRTAGDTERRYHLRYYKTCMCVHDTDSRGFCVKNGPHCAFAHGNHDLRPPVYDIKEIQALENPDSDPNSSTNGPNILDKERNLMNEDPKWQDTNYVLGNYKTEPCKRPPRLCRQGYACPQYHNSKDKRRSPRKYKYRSTPCPNVKHGEEWGEPGNCEQGDACTYCHTRTEQQFHPEIYKSTKCNDVQQAGYCPRGVFCAFAHVDLLPTEEMSLARDMAVPLDGTNIADLISSVLTPDKKLHDKDKPPSDSSFTGFQNGSGGDVSESASTTSSIGSNSSHSKAPGAQLHNSSSAASAAAHQKLTSILYNSSSILQASEIRKQMMAIESDPLLNKAEKAQRKQSLYIAFNLNGTLGSHSLGSTVSPRSTSFYPSDTVESVIGNALDDIHLDDPLSLVDSIHRDSNSPMSNSISAGLASSGLLGSSAPVNIPGMTERSVLSNFSPSTSSPLQQLQSAGFLTGSRFSHQDSMESTMPFMSQASDPFSNHISQLSSSASKLSGFNSSLFDFANQGMSPSRAQPLPASPLVNAFSISPSNTGTLSEPPFVEFDQVQRLREELTSSRAQLATWDERINQARAACTAWQLESEEAKRKASIAEQQRDESMDCLQALLQVKALRVENEATVGGPYLHALRRTSELRSLSIATLKSLQSQLRSDLEEVEKVLYLETATKCMVCEEQNRTVTLSPCNHYVVCSGCAPNQRECPYCQTPVVSTSQA; translated from the exons ATGCTCGATAGATCGTTTCGCAAGATGAAGTCCGAATCAAAACCTTTGTTGACAGCTCAAACAGAAAAGGCGAATCATTACAC TTCTGTGGATTCGCATTCCAGATATTTGAAGGAATTCCGCGTGGAACAATGCCCCCTCTTTATACAACGCAAATGCACCCAGCACAGGCCCTTCACCTGCTTCAACTGGCACTTTATGAACCAGCGGCGACGAAGGCCCGTAAAAAAACGTGATCGGACCTTCAATTACAGCGCCGACAATTACTGCACCAAGTACGATGAGACAACCGGCCTTTGTCCCGACGGAGACGA ATGTCCGTTCCTGCACCGTACTGCGGGGGATACGGAGAGACGGTATCACCTCCGCTACTACAAAACCTGCATGTGCGTTCACGACACCGATTCAAGGGGTTTCTGCGTAAAAAATGGTCCACACTGCGCGTTTGCACATGGAAATCATGATCTGCGACCGCCGGTATATGACATCAAGGAGATTCAGGCCCTTGAGAACCCAGATTCAGATCCAAACTCGTCGACGAATGGGCCAAACATACTGGATAAAGAAAGGAATCTCATGAACGAAGACCCCAAATGGCAGGACACCAATTATGTACTAGGAAATTACAAGACTGAGCCGTGCAAACGACCGCCTCGGCTCTGCAGGCAAGGCTATGCCTGCCCGCAGTATCATAACAGCAAAGACAAAAGGCGCAGCCCTAGGAAGTACAAGTACAg ATCCACACCGTGTCCAAATGTTAAACATGGGGAAGAATGGGGTGAGCCTGGTAACTGCGAGCAAGGCGATGCCTGCACTTATTGCCACACGCGAACAGAGCAGCAGTTTCATCCGGAAATATACAAGTCTACAAAGTGCAACGACGTGCAGCAGGCTGGTTATTGTCCTCGCGGCGTATTTTGCGCCTTCGCACACGTTGACC TCTTGCCAACAGAAGAAATGAGCCTCGCGAGGGATATGGCCGTGCCTCTTGACGGCACCAACATCGCCGACCTAATAAGCAGCGTTCTGACACCCGACAAAAAGCTTCACGACAAGGATAAACCACCGAGCGATAGCAGT TTTACCGGGTTTCAGAATGGCAGTGGGGGAGATGTCTCGGAATCTGCTAGCACGACCAGCAGCATCGGGAGCAATAGTTCTCACAGCAAGGCGCCGGGTGCTCAACTTCACAATTCATCTTCCGCTGCTTCAGCAGCCGCTCATCAAAAACTCACAAGCATACTTTACAACTCCTCGTCAATTCTACAAGCT AGTGAAATAAGGAAGCAAATGATGGCAATAGAGAGCGATCCTCTTTTGAACAAAGCTGAAAAAGCTCAACGCAAACAAAGTCTCTACATAGCTTTCAATCTCAATGGCACACTTGGTAGTCACTCTTTGGGCTCAACTGTATCTCCTCGCTCAACGTCTTTCTACCCTAGCGATACAGTTGAATCTGTTATCG GCAATGCACTGGATGACATACATTTGGATGACCCGTTGAGCTTAGTAGACTCTATTCATAGAGATAGTAATTCGCCAATGAGCAATTCTATATCGGCTGGTTTGGCTAGCTCTGGTTTATTAGGAAGTTCAGCTCCGGTGAATATACCTGGAATGACGGAAAGATCTGTACTCAGTAATTTTTCACCATCCACTTCAAGTCCTCTACAACAATTACAGTCTGCTGGTTTTCTTACCGGGTCAAGATTTTCTCATCAAGATTCAATGGAATCG ACCATGCCTTTCATGAGCCAAGCTTCGGATCCGTTCAGCAATCACATCTCTCAACTCAGTAGCTCTGCCTCAAAACTCAGCGGATTTAACAGCAGTTTATTCGACTTTGCGAATCAGGGCATGTCTCCGTCTCGTGCTCAGCCACTCCCAGCTTCACCCTTAGTCAACGCATTCTCCATTAGTCCCAGCAATACAGGCACATTATCAGAG CCTCCGTTCGTTGAATTCGATCAGGTTCAAAGGCTCCGGGAAGAACTGACTTCGAGTCGTGCACAACTCGCGACGTGGGACGAGCGCATAAACCAGGCAAGAGCTGCTTGTACAGCCTGGCAGCTGGAAAGTGAAGAAGCTAAGCGTAAAGCGTCTATTGCCGAACAACAGAGGGATGAG AGCATGGATTGCTTGCAGGCCTTGTTGCAGGTAAAAGCATTGAGAGTTGAAAACGAAGCGACCGTGGGTGGACCTTATCTTCATGCCCTAAGAAGGACTAGCGAGCTCAGATCACTGTCCATAGCGACGCTCAAATCTCTGCAATCTCAACTACGATCTGACCTTGAGGAAGTAGAAAAG GTACTCTATCTCGAAACTGCAACAAAATGCATGGTCTGCGAGGAACAGAACCGAACAGTTACTTTGTCACCATGCAACCACTACGTTGTGTGTTCGGGTTGTGCACCAAATCAGCGTGAATGTCCTTACTGCCAGACACCGGTCGTCTCCACCAGTCAAGCCTGA
- the LOC107217287 gene encoding putative E3 ubiquitin-protein ligase UNKL isoform X1 — protein MLDRSFRKMKSESKPLLTAQTEKANHYTSVDSHSRYLKEFRVEQCPLFIQRKCTQHRPFTCFNWHFMNQRRRRPVKKRDRTFNYSADNYCTKYDETTGLCPDGDECPFLHRTAGDTERRYHLRYYKTCMCVHDTDSRGFCVKNGPHCAFAHGNHDLRPPVYDIKEIQALENPDSDPNSSTNGPNILDKERNLMNEDPKWQDTNYVLGNYKTEPCKRPPRLCRQGYACPQYHNSKDKRRSPRKYKYRSTPCPNVKHGEEWGEPGNCEQGDACTYCHTRTEQQFHPEIYKSTKCNDVQQAGYCPRGVFCAFAHVDRECNLINLLPTEEMSLARDMAVPLDGTNIADLISSVLTPDKKLHDKDKPPSDSSFTGFQNGSGGDVSESASTTSSIGSNSSHSKAPGAQLHNSSSAASAAAHQKLTSILYNSSSILQASEIRKQMMAIESDPLLNKAEKAQRKQSLYIAFNLNGTLGSHSLGSTVSPRSTSFYPSDTVESVIGNALDDIHLDDPLSLVDSIHRDSNSPMSNSISAGLASSGLLGSSAPVNIPGMTERSVLSNFSPSTSSPLQQLQSAGFLTGSRFSHQDSMESTMPFMSQASDPFSNHISQLSSSASKLSGFNSSLFDFANQGMSPSRAQPLPASPLVNAFSISPSNTGTLSEPPFVEFDQVQRLREELTSSRAQLATWDERINQARAACTAWQLESEEAKRKASIAEQQRDESMDCLQALLQVKALRVENEATVGGPYLHALRRTSELRSLSIATLKSLQSQLRSDLEEVEKVLYLETATKCMVCEEQNRTVTLSPCNHYVVCSGCAPNQRECPYCQTPVVSTSQA, from the exons ATGCTCGATAGATCGTTTCGCAAGATGAAGTCCGAATCAAAACCTTTGTTGACAGCTCAAACAGAAAAGGCGAATCATTACAC TTCTGTGGATTCGCATTCCAGATATTTGAAGGAATTCCGCGTGGAACAATGCCCCCTCTTTATACAACGCAAATGCACCCAGCACAGGCCCTTCACCTGCTTCAACTGGCACTTTATGAACCAGCGGCGACGAAGGCCCGTAAAAAAACGTGATCGGACCTTCAATTACAGCGCCGACAATTACTGCACCAAGTACGATGAGACAACCGGCCTTTGTCCCGACGGAGACGA ATGTCCGTTCCTGCACCGTACTGCGGGGGATACGGAGAGACGGTATCACCTCCGCTACTACAAAACCTGCATGTGCGTTCACGACACCGATTCAAGGGGTTTCTGCGTAAAAAATGGTCCACACTGCGCGTTTGCACATGGAAATCATGATCTGCGACCGCCGGTATATGACATCAAGGAGATTCAGGCCCTTGAGAACCCAGATTCAGATCCAAACTCGTCGACGAATGGGCCAAACATACTGGATAAAGAAAGGAATCTCATGAACGAAGACCCCAAATGGCAGGACACCAATTATGTACTAGGAAATTACAAGACTGAGCCGTGCAAACGACCGCCTCGGCTCTGCAGGCAAGGCTATGCCTGCCCGCAGTATCATAACAGCAAAGACAAAAGGCGCAGCCCTAGGAAGTACAAGTACAg ATCCACACCGTGTCCAAATGTTAAACATGGGGAAGAATGGGGTGAGCCTGGTAACTGCGAGCAAGGCGATGCCTGCACTTATTGCCACACGCGAACAGAGCAGCAGTTTCATCCGGAAATATACAAGTCTACAAAGTGCAACGACGTGCAGCAGGCTGGTTATTGTCCTCGCGGCGTATTTTGCGCCTTCGCACACGTTGACCGTGAGTGTAACCTCATCAATC TCTTGCCAACAGAAGAAATGAGCCTCGCGAGGGATATGGCCGTGCCTCTTGACGGCACCAACATCGCCGACCTAATAAGCAGCGTTCTGACACCCGACAAAAAGCTTCACGACAAGGATAAACCACCGAGCGATAGCAGT TTTACCGGGTTTCAGAATGGCAGTGGGGGAGATGTCTCGGAATCTGCTAGCACGACCAGCAGCATCGGGAGCAATAGTTCTCACAGCAAGGCGCCGGGTGCTCAACTTCACAATTCATCTTCCGCTGCTTCAGCAGCCGCTCATCAAAAACTCACAAGCATACTTTACAACTCCTCGTCAATTCTACAAGCT AGTGAAATAAGGAAGCAAATGATGGCAATAGAGAGCGATCCTCTTTTGAACAAAGCTGAAAAAGCTCAACGCAAACAAAGTCTCTACATAGCTTTCAATCTCAATGGCACACTTGGTAGTCACTCTTTGGGCTCAACTGTATCTCCTCGCTCAACGTCTTTCTACCCTAGCGATACAGTTGAATCTGTTATCG GCAATGCACTGGATGACATACATTTGGATGACCCGTTGAGCTTAGTAGACTCTATTCATAGAGATAGTAATTCGCCAATGAGCAATTCTATATCGGCTGGTTTGGCTAGCTCTGGTTTATTAGGAAGTTCAGCTCCGGTGAATATACCTGGAATGACGGAAAGATCTGTACTCAGTAATTTTTCACCATCCACTTCAAGTCCTCTACAACAATTACAGTCTGCTGGTTTTCTTACCGGGTCAAGATTTTCTCATCAAGATTCAATGGAATCG ACCATGCCTTTCATGAGCCAAGCTTCGGATCCGTTCAGCAATCACATCTCTCAACTCAGTAGCTCTGCCTCAAAACTCAGCGGATTTAACAGCAGTTTATTCGACTTTGCGAATCAGGGCATGTCTCCGTCTCGTGCTCAGCCACTCCCAGCTTCACCCTTAGTCAACGCATTCTCCATTAGTCCCAGCAATACAGGCACATTATCAGAG CCTCCGTTCGTTGAATTCGATCAGGTTCAAAGGCTCCGGGAAGAACTGACTTCGAGTCGTGCACAACTCGCGACGTGGGACGAGCGCATAAACCAGGCAAGAGCTGCTTGTACAGCCTGGCAGCTGGAAAGTGAAGAAGCTAAGCGTAAAGCGTCTATTGCCGAACAACAGAGGGATGAG AGCATGGATTGCTTGCAGGCCTTGTTGCAGGTAAAAGCATTGAGAGTTGAAAACGAAGCGACCGTGGGTGGACCTTATCTTCATGCCCTAAGAAGGACTAGCGAGCTCAGATCACTGTCCATAGCGACGCTCAAATCTCTGCAATCTCAACTACGATCTGACCTTGAGGAAGTAGAAAAG GTACTCTATCTCGAAACTGCAACAAAATGCATGGTCTGCGAGGAACAGAACCGAACAGTTACTTTGTCACCATGCAACCACTACGTTGTGTGTTCGGGTTGTGCACCAAATCAGCGTGAATGTCCTTACTGCCAGACACCGGTCGTCTCCACCAGTCAAGCCTGA
- the LOC107217287 gene encoding putative E3 ubiquitin-protein ligase UNKL isoform X5 — translation MLDRSFRKMKSESKPLLTAQTEKANHYTSVDSHSRYLKEFRVEQCPLFIQRKCTQHRPFTCFNWHFMNQRRRRPVKKRDRTFNYSADNYCTKYDETTGLCPDGDECPFLHRTAGDTERRYHLRYYKTCMCVHDTDSRGFCVKNGPHCAFAHGNHDLRPPVYDIKEIQALENPDSDPNSSTNGPNILDKERNLMNEDPKWQDTNYVLGNYKTEPCKRPPRLCRQGYACPQYHNSKDKRRSPRKYKYRSTPCPNVKHGEEWGEPGNCEQGDACTYCHTRTEQQFHPEIYKSTKCNDVQQAGYCPRGVFCAFAHVDRECNLINQMSLARDMAVPLDGTNIADLISSVLTPDKKLHDKDKPPSDSSFTGFQNGSGGDVSESASTTSSIGSNSSHSKAPGAQLHNSSSAASAAAHQKLTSILYNSSSILQASEIRKQMMAIESDPLLNKAEKAQRKQSLYIAFNLNGTLGSHSLGSTVSPRSTSFYPSDTVESVIGNALDDIHLDDPLSLVDSIHRDSNSPMSNSISAGLASSGLLGSSAPVNIPGMTERSVLSNFSPSTSSPLQQLQSAGFLTGSRFSHQDSMESTMPFMSQASDPFSNHISQLSSSASKLSGFNSSLFDFANQGMSPSRAQPLPASPLVNAFSISPSNTGTLSEPPFVEFDQVQRLREELTSSRAQLATWDERINQARAACTAWQLESEEAKRKASIAEQQRDESMDCLQALLQVKALRVENEATVGGPYLHALRRTSELRSLSIATLKSLQSQLRSDLEEVEKVLYLETATKCMVCEEQNRTVTLSPCNHYVVCSGCAPNQRECPYCQTPVVSTSQA, via the exons ATGCTCGATAGATCGTTTCGCAAGATGAAGTCCGAATCAAAACCTTTGTTGACAGCTCAAACAGAAAAGGCGAATCATTACAC TTCTGTGGATTCGCATTCCAGATATTTGAAGGAATTCCGCGTGGAACAATGCCCCCTCTTTATACAACGCAAATGCACCCAGCACAGGCCCTTCACCTGCTTCAACTGGCACTTTATGAACCAGCGGCGACGAAGGCCCGTAAAAAAACGTGATCGGACCTTCAATTACAGCGCCGACAATTACTGCACCAAGTACGATGAGACAACCGGCCTTTGTCCCGACGGAGACGA ATGTCCGTTCCTGCACCGTACTGCGGGGGATACGGAGAGACGGTATCACCTCCGCTACTACAAAACCTGCATGTGCGTTCACGACACCGATTCAAGGGGTTTCTGCGTAAAAAATGGTCCACACTGCGCGTTTGCACATGGAAATCATGATCTGCGACCGCCGGTATATGACATCAAGGAGATTCAGGCCCTTGAGAACCCAGATTCAGATCCAAACTCGTCGACGAATGGGCCAAACATACTGGATAAAGAAAGGAATCTCATGAACGAAGACCCCAAATGGCAGGACACCAATTATGTACTAGGAAATTACAAGACTGAGCCGTGCAAACGACCGCCTCGGCTCTGCAGGCAAGGCTATGCCTGCCCGCAGTATCATAACAGCAAAGACAAAAGGCGCAGCCCTAGGAAGTACAAGTACAg ATCCACACCGTGTCCAAATGTTAAACATGGGGAAGAATGGGGTGAGCCTGGTAACTGCGAGCAAGGCGATGCCTGCACTTATTGCCACACGCGAACAGAGCAGCAGTTTCATCCGGAAATATACAAGTCTACAAAGTGCAACGACGTGCAGCAGGCTGGTTATTGTCCTCGCGGCGTATTTTGCGCCTTCGCACACGTTGACCGTGAGTGTAACCTCATCAATC AAATGAGCCTCGCGAGGGATATGGCCGTGCCTCTTGACGGCACCAACATCGCCGACCTAATAAGCAGCGTTCTGACACCCGACAAAAAGCTTCACGACAAGGATAAACCACCGAGCGATAGCAGT TTTACCGGGTTTCAGAATGGCAGTGGGGGAGATGTCTCGGAATCTGCTAGCACGACCAGCAGCATCGGGAGCAATAGTTCTCACAGCAAGGCGCCGGGTGCTCAACTTCACAATTCATCTTCCGCTGCTTCAGCAGCCGCTCATCAAAAACTCACAAGCATACTTTACAACTCCTCGTCAATTCTACAAGCT AGTGAAATAAGGAAGCAAATGATGGCAATAGAGAGCGATCCTCTTTTGAACAAAGCTGAAAAAGCTCAACGCAAACAAAGTCTCTACATAGCTTTCAATCTCAATGGCACACTTGGTAGTCACTCTTTGGGCTCAACTGTATCTCCTCGCTCAACGTCTTTCTACCCTAGCGATACAGTTGAATCTGTTATCG GCAATGCACTGGATGACATACATTTGGATGACCCGTTGAGCTTAGTAGACTCTATTCATAGAGATAGTAATTCGCCAATGAGCAATTCTATATCGGCTGGTTTGGCTAGCTCTGGTTTATTAGGAAGTTCAGCTCCGGTGAATATACCTGGAATGACGGAAAGATCTGTACTCAGTAATTTTTCACCATCCACTTCAAGTCCTCTACAACAATTACAGTCTGCTGGTTTTCTTACCGGGTCAAGATTTTCTCATCAAGATTCAATGGAATCG ACCATGCCTTTCATGAGCCAAGCTTCGGATCCGTTCAGCAATCACATCTCTCAACTCAGTAGCTCTGCCTCAAAACTCAGCGGATTTAACAGCAGTTTATTCGACTTTGCGAATCAGGGCATGTCTCCGTCTCGTGCTCAGCCACTCCCAGCTTCACCCTTAGTCAACGCATTCTCCATTAGTCCCAGCAATACAGGCACATTATCAGAG CCTCCGTTCGTTGAATTCGATCAGGTTCAAAGGCTCCGGGAAGAACTGACTTCGAGTCGTGCACAACTCGCGACGTGGGACGAGCGCATAAACCAGGCAAGAGCTGCTTGTACAGCCTGGCAGCTGGAAAGTGAAGAAGCTAAGCGTAAAGCGTCTATTGCCGAACAACAGAGGGATGAG AGCATGGATTGCTTGCAGGCCTTGTTGCAGGTAAAAGCATTGAGAGTTGAAAACGAAGCGACCGTGGGTGGACCTTATCTTCATGCCCTAAGAAGGACTAGCGAGCTCAGATCACTGTCCATAGCGACGCTCAAATCTCTGCAATCTCAACTACGATCTGACCTTGAGGAAGTAGAAAAG GTACTCTATCTCGAAACTGCAACAAAATGCATGGTCTGCGAGGAACAGAACCGAACAGTTACTTTGTCACCATGCAACCACTACGTTGTGTGTTCGGGTTGTGCACCAAATCAGCGTGAATGTCCTTACTGCCAGACACCGGTCGTCTCCACCAGTCAAGCCTGA
- the LOC107217287 gene encoding putative E3 ubiquitin-protein ligase UNKL isoform X2, with the protein MLDRSFRKMKSESKPLLTAQTEKANHYTSVDSHSRYLKEFRVEQCPLFIQRKCTQHRPFTCFNWHFMNQRRRRPVKKRDRTFNYSADNYCTKYDETTGLCPDGDECPFLHRTAGDTERRYHLRYYKTCMCVHDTDSRGFCVKNGPHCAFAHGNHDLRPPVYDIKEIQALENPDSDPNSSTNGPNILDKERNLMNEDPKWQDTNYVLGNYKTEPCKRPPRLCRQGYACPQYHNSKDKRRSPRKYKYRSTPCPNVKHGEEWGEPGNCEQGDACTYCHTRTEQQFHPEIYKSTKCNDVQQAGYCPRGVFCAFAHVDRECNLINQEMSLARDMAVPLDGTNIADLISSVLTPDKKLHDKDKPPSDSSFTGFQNGSGGDVSESASTTSSIGSNSSHSKAPGAQLHNSSSAASAAAHQKLTSILYNSSSILQASEIRKQMMAIESDPLLNKAEKAQRKQSLYIAFNLNGTLGSHSLGSTVSPRSTSFYPSDTVESVIGNALDDIHLDDPLSLVDSIHRDSNSPMSNSISAGLASSGLLGSSAPVNIPGMTERSVLSNFSPSTSSPLQQLQSAGFLTGSRFSHQDSMESTMPFMSQASDPFSNHISQLSSSASKLSGFNSSLFDFANQGMSPSRAQPLPASPLVNAFSISPSNTGTLSEPPFVEFDQVQRLREELTSSRAQLATWDERINQARAACTAWQLESEEAKRKASIAEQQRDESMDCLQALLQVKALRVENEATVGGPYLHALRRTSELRSLSIATLKSLQSQLRSDLEEVEKVLYLETATKCMVCEEQNRTVTLSPCNHYVVCSGCAPNQRECPYCQTPVVSTSQA; encoded by the exons ATGCTCGATAGATCGTTTCGCAAGATGAAGTCCGAATCAAAACCTTTGTTGACAGCTCAAACAGAAAAGGCGAATCATTACAC TTCTGTGGATTCGCATTCCAGATATTTGAAGGAATTCCGCGTGGAACAATGCCCCCTCTTTATACAACGCAAATGCACCCAGCACAGGCCCTTCACCTGCTTCAACTGGCACTTTATGAACCAGCGGCGACGAAGGCCCGTAAAAAAACGTGATCGGACCTTCAATTACAGCGCCGACAATTACTGCACCAAGTACGATGAGACAACCGGCCTTTGTCCCGACGGAGACGA ATGTCCGTTCCTGCACCGTACTGCGGGGGATACGGAGAGACGGTATCACCTCCGCTACTACAAAACCTGCATGTGCGTTCACGACACCGATTCAAGGGGTTTCTGCGTAAAAAATGGTCCACACTGCGCGTTTGCACATGGAAATCATGATCTGCGACCGCCGGTATATGACATCAAGGAGATTCAGGCCCTTGAGAACCCAGATTCAGATCCAAACTCGTCGACGAATGGGCCAAACATACTGGATAAAGAAAGGAATCTCATGAACGAAGACCCCAAATGGCAGGACACCAATTATGTACTAGGAAATTACAAGACTGAGCCGTGCAAACGACCGCCTCGGCTCTGCAGGCAAGGCTATGCCTGCCCGCAGTATCATAACAGCAAAGACAAAAGGCGCAGCCCTAGGAAGTACAAGTACAg ATCCACACCGTGTCCAAATGTTAAACATGGGGAAGAATGGGGTGAGCCTGGTAACTGCGAGCAAGGCGATGCCTGCACTTATTGCCACACGCGAACAGAGCAGCAGTTTCATCCGGAAATATACAAGTCTACAAAGTGCAACGACGTGCAGCAGGCTGGTTATTGTCCTCGCGGCGTATTTTGCGCCTTCGCACACGTTGACCGTGAGTGTAACCTCATCAATC AAGAAATGAGCCTCGCGAGGGATATGGCCGTGCCTCTTGACGGCACCAACATCGCCGACCTAATAAGCAGCGTTCTGACACCCGACAAAAAGCTTCACGACAAGGATAAACCACCGAGCGATAGCAGT TTTACCGGGTTTCAGAATGGCAGTGGGGGAGATGTCTCGGAATCTGCTAGCACGACCAGCAGCATCGGGAGCAATAGTTCTCACAGCAAGGCGCCGGGTGCTCAACTTCACAATTCATCTTCCGCTGCTTCAGCAGCCGCTCATCAAAAACTCACAAGCATACTTTACAACTCCTCGTCAATTCTACAAGCT AGTGAAATAAGGAAGCAAATGATGGCAATAGAGAGCGATCCTCTTTTGAACAAAGCTGAAAAAGCTCAACGCAAACAAAGTCTCTACATAGCTTTCAATCTCAATGGCACACTTGGTAGTCACTCTTTGGGCTCAACTGTATCTCCTCGCTCAACGTCTTTCTACCCTAGCGATACAGTTGAATCTGTTATCG GCAATGCACTGGATGACATACATTTGGATGACCCGTTGAGCTTAGTAGACTCTATTCATAGAGATAGTAATTCGCCAATGAGCAATTCTATATCGGCTGGTTTGGCTAGCTCTGGTTTATTAGGAAGTTCAGCTCCGGTGAATATACCTGGAATGACGGAAAGATCTGTACTCAGTAATTTTTCACCATCCACTTCAAGTCCTCTACAACAATTACAGTCTGCTGGTTTTCTTACCGGGTCAAGATTTTCTCATCAAGATTCAATGGAATCG ACCATGCCTTTCATGAGCCAAGCTTCGGATCCGTTCAGCAATCACATCTCTCAACTCAGTAGCTCTGCCTCAAAACTCAGCGGATTTAACAGCAGTTTATTCGACTTTGCGAATCAGGGCATGTCTCCGTCTCGTGCTCAGCCACTCCCAGCTTCACCCTTAGTCAACGCATTCTCCATTAGTCCCAGCAATACAGGCACATTATCAGAG CCTCCGTTCGTTGAATTCGATCAGGTTCAAAGGCTCCGGGAAGAACTGACTTCGAGTCGTGCACAACTCGCGACGTGGGACGAGCGCATAAACCAGGCAAGAGCTGCTTGTACAGCCTGGCAGCTGGAAAGTGAAGAAGCTAAGCGTAAAGCGTCTATTGCCGAACAACAGAGGGATGAG AGCATGGATTGCTTGCAGGCCTTGTTGCAGGTAAAAGCATTGAGAGTTGAAAACGAAGCGACCGTGGGTGGACCTTATCTTCATGCCCTAAGAAGGACTAGCGAGCTCAGATCACTGTCCATAGCGACGCTCAAATCTCTGCAATCTCAACTACGATCTGACCTTGAGGAAGTAGAAAAG GTACTCTATCTCGAAACTGCAACAAAATGCATGGTCTGCGAGGAACAGAACCGAACAGTTACTTTGTCACCATGCAACCACTACGTTGTGTGTTCGGGTTGTGCACCAAATCAGCGTGAATGTCCTTACTGCCAGACACCGGTCGTCTCCACCAGTCAAGCCTGA